Proteins encoded within one genomic window of Equus caballus isolate H_3958 breed thoroughbred chromosome 20, TB-T2T, whole genome shotgun sequence:
- the PRRC2A gene encoding protein PRRC2A isoform X4, with the protein MMPPFMYPPYLPFPPPYGPQGPYRYPTPDGPSRFPRVAGPRGSGPPMRLVEPVGRPSILKEDNLKEFDQLDQENDDGWAGAHEEVDYTEKLKFSDEEDGRDSDEEGAEGHKESQSAAGEERPPEADGKKGNSPGSELPPPKTAWAETSRPPETEPGPPAPKPPPPPPHRGPAGNWGPPGDYPDRGGPPCKPPAPEDEDEAWRQRRKQSSSEISLAVERARRRREEEERRMQEERRAACAEKLKRLDEKFGAPDKRLKAEPAAPPAAPPAPAPPPAVPKEQPTPPAPPPAPVPTPEKEPEEPAQAPPAHSTPTPGVATAPTLVSGGGSTSSTSSGSFEASPEPQLPSKEGPELPEEVPSPATPPAPKVEPKGDGVGSSRQPSSQGLGYPKYQKSLPPRFQRQQQEQLLKQQQQQQWQHQQGSAPPAPVPPSPPQPVTMGAVPAPQAPPPPPKALYPGALGRPPPMPPMNFDPRWMMIPPYVDPRLLQGRPPLDFYPPGVHPSGLVPRERSDSGGSSSEPFERHAPPLLRDRGTPPVDPKLAWVGDVFTTTSADPRPLTSPLRQSADEDDKGMRSETPPVPPPPPYLASYPGFPENGAPGPPIPRFPLEETAPPGPRPLPWPPGNDEAAKIQVPPPKKETPKEETPQLTGPEASRKPARGVGGQGPPPPRRENRTETRWGPRPGSSRRGIPPEEPGAPPRRAGPIKKPPPPAKVEELPPKPLEQGDETPKIPKPDPLKMAKGKIGGPKETPPSGNLSPAPRLRRDYSYERVGPTSCRGRGRGEYFARGRGFRGTYGGRGRGARSREFRSYREFRGDDGRGAGAGGPNHPPAPRGRTASETRSEGSEYEEIPKRRRQRGSETGSETHESDLAPSDKEAPPPKEGVLAQVPLAPPPSGTPSSPAPARFSTARGGRVFTPRGVPSRRGRGGGRPPPPICPGWSPPTKSLAPKKPPAGPLPPNKEPLKEKLIPGPLSPMARGSSNIAMGVEDGERPRRRRHGRAQQQDKPPRFRRLRQERENAARGAEGKPSPLALPVSTPGPEEALTTVVVPPPPRRAAAKSPDLSNQNSDQANEEWETASESSDFASERRGDKEAPPPALLTPKAAGTPGGSGGGAGPGISTISRGDLSQRAKDLSKRSFSSQRPGMERQNRRPGPGSKAGSSGSSSGGGGGPGGRTGPGRGDKRSWPSPKNRSRPPEERPPGLPLHPPPPSSSAVFRLDQVIHSNPAGIQQALAQLSSRQGSAAAPGGHPRPKPGTPQTPQGPSPRPPARYDPQRANNNDVNSDPHFQESGPMVRGVGETPRDTAGVNPFPPKRRERPPRKPELLQEESLPPSHSSGFLGTKPEGPGPQGESRDAGTEALTPHIWNRIHTATSRKSYRPGSMEPWMEPLSPFEDVAGTEMSQSDSGVDLSGDSQVSSGPCSQRSSPDGGLKGAAEGPPKRPGGPSPLNAVPGEGPPGSEPSEPPRRRPPAPHDGDRKEQPLPPGPIGTERLQRTDRGPEPASLRPSHRPCPQVQFGTSDKDSDLRLVVGDSLKAEKELTASVPEAIPISRDWELLPSASASAEPQSKNLGSGHCGPEPSSSGQRLYPEVFYGSPGPPSSQVSGGAIDSQLHPNNGGFRPGTPSLHPYRSQPLYLPPGPAPPSALLSGVAVKGQFLDFSALQATELGKLPAGGVLYPPPSFLYSPAFCPSPLPDPPLLQVRQDLPSPSDFYSTPLQPGGQTGFLPSGAPAQQMLLPMVDSQLPVVNFGSLPPAPPPAPPPLSLLPVGPALQPPSLAVRPPPAPATRVLPSPARPFPPSLGRAELHPVELKPFQDYRKLSSNIGGPGSSRTPPAGRSFSGLVNSRLKAPPSTYSGVFRTQRIDLYQQASPPDTLRWMPKPWERAGPPSREGPSRRAEEPGSRGDKEPGLPPPR; encoded by the exons ATGATGCCGCCCTTC ATGTATCCCCCATATCTCCCATTCCCTCCACCCTATGGACCCCAGGGGCCTTACCGATACCCCACTCCTGATGGGCCCAG CCGTTTCCCACGTGTGGCGGGCCCCCGGGGCTCAGGGCCGCCAATGCGCCTTGTCGAGCCCGTGGGTCGGCCTTCCATCCTCAAAGAGGATAATCTCAAAGAGTTTGACCAGTTGGACCAGGAGAATGATGATGGTTGGGCAG GGGCCCATGAGGAGGTTGACTACACTGAAAAGCTCAAGTTCAGCGATGAGGAAGACGGGCGAGACTCCGATgaggagggagctgagggccA CAAGGAGTCCCAGTCAGCTGCTGGTGAGGAACGGCCCCCTGAAGCAGATGGCAAAAAGGGCAACTCCCCTGGCAGCGAACTGCCCCCTCCCAAGACGGCCTGGGCAGAGACCTCTCGGCCTCCAGAGACAGAGCCGGGGCCTCCTGCACCaaagcctcccccacccccacctcaccgGGGCCCCGCCGGGAACTGGGGCCCCCCTGGGGACTACCCA GATCGTGGGGGCCCTCCCTGCAAGCCCCCAGCACCCGAAGACGAGGATGAGGCATGGCGGCAGCGGCGAAAGCAATCTTCATCTGAGATTTCTCTGGCTGTGGAGCGGGCCCGGCGTCGCCGGGAAGAGGAGGAACGACGCATGCAGGAGGAGCGCCGGGCAGCCTGTGCCGAAAAGCTCAAGCGACTTGATGAGAAGTTTGGGGCACCTGACAAGCGGCTCAAAGCAGAGCCTGCTGCCCCACCtgctgcccctcctgccccagctccacctcctgcAGTCCCCAAAGAACAACCCACACCTCCAGCTCCACCACCGGCACCAGTCccaacaccagaaaaagaaccagaaGAGCCAGCACAGGCTCCTCCTGCCCATTCGACCCCCACTCCAGGTGTGGCTACAGCTCCCACCCTGGTGAGTGGTGGTGGCAGTACCAGTAGCACCAGCAGTGGCAGCTTCGAAGCCAGCCCAG AACCCCAACTGCCCTCCAAAGAGGGTCCTGAACTACCAGAAGAGGTTCCTTCTCCTGCCACACCTCCAGCCCCTAAGGTGGAACCCAAGGGTGATGGGGTTGGCTCTAGCCGACAGCCCTCCAGCCAGGGCTTGGGCTACCCCAAATATCAGAAGTCGTTGCCGCCTCGTTTCCAGCGGCAGCAGCAG GAACAGCTCTTGAAGCAGCAACAACAGCAGCAATGGCAGCATCAACAGGGCTCCGCCCCACCTGCCCCAGTGCCCCCATCACCGCCACAGCCTGTGACCATGGGGGCTGTGCCAGCTCCACAGGCTCCACCACCACCCCCTAAGGCCCTGTACCCAGGTGctctgggccggcccccacccatgcccccAATGAACTTTGATCCCCGCTGGATGATGATTCCTCCTTATGTGGACCCCAGGCTTCtccagggccggccccctctggACTTCTACCCTCCTGGTGTGCATCCTTCTG GCCTAGTTCCACGGGAGCGTTCAGACAGTGGGGGCTCAAGCTCAGAGCCATTCGAGCGCCATGCACCCCCTCTCTTAAGGGATCGGGGCACCCCACCAGTGGATCCAAAGTTGGCCTGGGTAGGCGATGTCTTCACCACCACATCTGCTGACCCCCGCCCGCTTACCTCACCACTACGCCAGTCTGCTGATGAGGATGACAAGGGAATGAG gaGCGAGACCCCTCCAGTACCTCCCCCCCCACCGTATCTGGCCAGTTATCCAGGGTTTCCTGAGAATGGAGCCCCTGGACCCCCAATCCCTCGCTTCCCTCTGGAGGAGACAGCTCCCCCAGGGCCCCGTCCACTCCCCTGGCCCCCAGGCAATGATGAGGCTGCCAAGATACAAGTTCCACCACCCAAGAAGGAAACCCCCAAGGAGGAGACTCCTCAGCTAACAGGACCAGAAGCCAGCCGAAAGCCTGCCCGTGGAGTTGGGGGCCAAGGCCCTCCACCACCTCGCAGAGAGAACCGCACTGAGACCCGCTGGGGCCCTCGCCCAGGCAGCAGTCGTCGTGGAATCCCTCCAGAGGAGCCAGGGGCCCCTCCCCGCCGGGCTGGGCCTATAAAGAAACCCCCACCACCTGCAAAAGTTGAAGAGCTGCCTCCCAAGCCCCTCGAACAGGGGGATGAAACCCCCAAGATTCCAAAGCCAGACCCACTGAAGATGGCAAAGGGGAAGATAGGGGGCCCCAAGGAGACCCCACCCAGTGGGAATCTTTCTCCTGCCCCAAGGCTTCGGAGGGACTATTCCTATGAAAGAGTGGGTCCTACTTCTTGCCGGGGTCGGGGCCGAGGCGAGTATTTTGCCAGAGGGAGGGGTTTTCGGGGGACCTATGGAGGCCGGGGACGTGGAGCTCGAAGCCGAGAGTTCCGCAGTTATCGAGAGTTCCGCGGAGACGATGGGcgtggagctggggcagggggacCAAACCATCCCCCCGCTCCCCGAGGCCGTACTGCCAGTGAGACACGAAGTGAAGGTTCAGAGTACGAAGAAATCCCCAAGCGGCGCCGGCAGCGGGGCTCAGAAACAGGCAGCGAGACCCATGAGAGTGATCTAGCCCCCTCAGACAAGGAGGCCCCGCCACCCAAGGAAGGAGTACTTGCCCAAGTCCCTCTTGCTCCCCCACCATCAGGAACCCCCTCTTCGCCAGCCCCAGCCCGCTTTTCCACTGCCCGAGGTGGGCGAGTCTTCACTCCCAGAGGGGTGCCTTCACGCCGGGGCCGGGGGGGAGGGCGGCCCCCTCCACCCATCTGCCCAGGCTGGAGCCCTCCAACGAAGTCCCTGGCTCCCAAGAAGCCTCCAGCAGGTCCTTTGCCACCCAATAAGGAGCCTTTGAAAGAAAAGCTTATCCCAGGGCCTCTATCCCCCATGGCCCGTGGAAGCAGCAACATTGCCATGGGTGTGGAAGATGGGGAGCGGCCCCGAAGGAGGCGCCATGGGAGGGCTCAGCAGCAGGACAAACCGCCTCGGTTCCGGAGGCTGAGACAGGAGCGAGAGAATGCTGCTAGAGGGGCTGAGGGCAAGCCCTCTCCCCTAGCCCTTCCAGTCTCCACTCCCGGGCCCGAGGAGGCCCTCACAACAGTGGTAGTACCCCCACCGCCTCGCCGGGCAGCTGCCAAGTCTCCTGATCTGTCGAACCAGAACTCAGACCAAGCCAATGAGGAGTGGGAGACAGCATCAGAGAGCAGCGACTTTGCCAGTGAGCGCCGGGGGGACAAGGAGGCTCCCCCACCAGCGCTGCTGACTCCCAAAGCTGCAGGAACTCCTGGGGGCAGTGGAGGCGGAGCTGGGCCAGGCATTTCAACCATCTCCCGCGGAGATCTGAGCCAGAGAGCCAAGGATTTGAGCAAGCGGAGCTTCTCGAGTCAGCGGCCGGGCATGGAAAGGCAAAACCGGCGCCCAGGTCCAGGCAGCAAGGctggcagcagtggcagcagcagtggaggtggtgggggTCCTGGAGGGAGGACCGGCCCAGGGCGAGGGGACAAGAGGAGCTGGCCCTCTCCAAAGAACCGCAG CCGTCCTCCAGAGGAGCGTCCCCCGGGGCTTCCTCTGcatcccccgccccccagcagTTCTGCTGTCTTCCGCCTGGACCAAGTTATCCACAGCAACCCTGCTGGCATCCAACAGGCTCTGGCCCAGCTCAGCAGCCGCCAAGGGAGCGCAGCTGCACCAGGGGGGCACCCGAGGCCCAAGCCTGGGACTCCCCAAACCCCTCAAGGCCCGTCCCCTCGGCCTCCAGCCCGATATGACCCTCAGAGGGCCAACAACAACGATGTCAATTCAG ATCCCCACTTCCAGGAGTCAGGGCCGATGGTGAGGGGGGTGGGCGAGACTCCCCGGGACACTGCTGGGGTTAATCCCTTCCCCCCAAAACGTCGCGAGCGGCCTCCCAGAAAACCAGAACTGCTacaggag GAATCTTTGCCACCTTCTCATAGCTCTGGATTCCTGGGCACCAAGCCTGAGGGCCCAGGTCCTCAGGGAGAGTCCAGAGATGCAGGAACCGAGGCCCTGACACCTCACATCTGGAATCGCATACATACTG CCACTAGCCGAAAGAGTTACCGGCCTGGCTCCATGGAGCCCTGGATGGAACCCCTGAGTCCTTTTGAGGACGTGGCTGGCACAGAG ATGAGTCAGTCTGACAGTGGGGTGGACCTGAGTGGGGATTCTCAGGTGTCATCAGGTCCCTGCAGCCAGCGAAGTTCCCCTGATGGAGGACTGAAGGGGGCAGCAGAGGGGCCCCCCAAGCGGCCTGGAGGCCCCTCACCCCTGAATGCTGTTCCTGGTGAGGGTCCACCTGGCTCTGAACCCTCTGAACCTCCTAGGAGACGGCCACCTGCCCCCCATGATGGGGACAGAAAG GAACAGCCTCTGCCCCCTGGCCCCATTGGCACAGAACGATTGCAGCGTACAGACCGAGGCCCAGAGCCTGCCTCTCTCCGGCCGTCCCATCGACCTTGCCCCCAGGTCCAGTTTGGCACTAGTGACAAG GATTCGGACTTGCGCCTCGTGGTAGGAGACAgtttaaaagcagagaaggagcTGACGGCATCAGTCCCTGAG GCCATTCCCATTTCCCGAGACTGGGAGCTGCTCCCCAGTGCTTCTGCCTCAGCTGAGCCACAATCCAAGAATCTGGGTtctgggcactgtggcccagAGCCCAGCTCCTCAGGCCAGCGCTTGTACCCTGAGGTTTTCTATGGCAGCCCTGGGCCTCCCAGTTCTCAG GTCTCTGGGGGAGCCATAGACTCTCAGTTACATCCCAACAATGGAGGCTTCCGTCCTGGGACACCTTCACTGCACCCTTACAG ATCACAGCCCCTGTACCTCCcaccaggcccagcccctccctcggCACTGCTTTCTGGGGTAGCTGTCAAGGGccagtttctggatttctcagcACTGCAAGCAACAGAGCTGGGGAAGTTGCCAGCTGGAGGAGTTCTTTACCCTCCACCTTCCTTCCTATACTCTCCAGCTTTCTGCCCCAGCCCTTTGCCCGACCCACCCTTGCTTCAG GTGCGCCAGGATCTGCCATCCCCCTCAGATTTTTATTCTACTCCTCTGCAGCCTGGTGGCCAAACTGGCTTCCTCCCCTCAGGGGCCCCTGCCCAGCAG ATGCTTCTACCCATGGTGGACTCTCAGCTGCCTGTGGTGAACTTTGGCTCCCTGCCACCAGCGCCGCCTCCTGCACCACCCCCCCTTTCTCTGTTACCTGTGGGCCCTGCTCTGCAGCCCCCCAGCCTGGCTGTGCGGCCCCCACCTGCTCCTGCTACTCGGGTGCTGCCTTCACCTGCCAGGCCCTTCCCGCCTAGCTTGGGGAGAGCAGAG ctgCACCCAGTGGAACTAAAGCCGTTCCAGGATTATCGAAAACTGAGCAGCAACATTGGGGGACCTGGGTCATCACGTACTCCCCCAGCTGGAAG GTCTTTCTCTGGCCTTGTCAATTCCCGTCTCAAGGCCCCACCTTCCACCTACAGCGGAGTCTTCCGCACCCAGCGCATCGACCTCTACCAGCAG GCCTCCCCACCGGATACCCTGCGCTGGATGCCGAAGCCTTGGGAGCGGGCAGGGCCACCTTCTCGAGAAGGGCCTTCCCGACGGGCAGAGGAGCCTGGGTCCCGAGGGGACAAGGAGCCTGGGTTGCCCCCACCCCGCTGA